The Polyangium aurulentum genomic interval CCCAGGGTTCCTCGTTCGACGTGGAGATGGAAGGAGACAGCACGATGAAATTCATGATCCTGGTCAAAGCCAACAAGGACTCCGAGTCGGGCGCTCTTCCGCGCGAGGAGCTGATGACCGCAATGGTCAGGTACAACGAGGAGCTGGTGAAGGCCGGCGTGCTGCTCGCGGGCGAGGGCCTTCACCCGAGTTCGAAGGGCGCCCGCGTCAGGTTCTCCGGTGACAAGAGGACCGTGATCGACGGGCCGTTCGCCGAGACGAAGGAGCTGGTCGCCGGCTTCTGGCTCTGGGACGTGGGCTCGCGGGAAGAGGCGATCGAATGGGTCAAGCGCATGCCCAACCCCGCGGGCGAGGAGTCCGAGATCGAGATTCGTCAGGTGTTCTCCGCGGAGGACTTCGCGCCCAGCGACCCGACGGGCGAGCTGCGCGCGGCA includes:
- a CDS encoding YciI family protein yields the protein MKFMILVKANKDSESGALPREELMTAMVRYNEELVKAGVLLAGEGLHPSSKGARVRFSGDKRTVIDGPFAETKELVAGFWLWDVGSREEAIEWVKRMPNPAGEESEIEIRQVFSAEDFAPSDPTGELRAAEERMRAQTGQKP